One segment of Candidatus Hinthialibacter antarcticus DNA contains the following:
- a CDS encoding PQQ-binding-like beta-propeller repeat protein — protein MRAKQHLIVIALLFGCVSIGTAEDQPQWGEKHSRNMVSTETGLIGSFDLESKKNIKWIAPLGSESWSTPIAANGKVLIGTNNNQPRDPRHKGDRGVLFCLNENDGSLSWQLVVPKLGPDPYLDWPNAGIPSTATVDGDRVYIITNRNEVVCLDLQGLHNGNDGPYLDEGQHMGLGLDDVYEPTKMDADILWIFDIPNQAGTYPHDSAHCSVLVDGDFLYINTSNGVDNTHKKIRKPDAPSLIVLNKKDGSWVARDDERIGPRIFHSTWSSPAMGVVDGQKTVFFCGGDGVVYAFKALAEMPADGTVKALERIWKYDCDPTAPKENVSEYMRNRDEGPTNIKGLPVFYNNRIYVAAGGDIWWGKTESWLHCIDATKQGDVTESGPLWKYRLGKHSCATPAIANGLLFISDCDGMLYCLDAETGESKWTHDLGDETWASPFVADGKVYIGTKLRRFYIFAAKDAKEILFETRLDSPVGATVTVANGVVYVASLKNLYALEKK, from the coding sequence ATGCGCGCGAAACAACATTTAATCGTTATTGCTTTGCTGTTCGGTTGCGTCAGTATTGGAACCGCTGAGGACCAGCCGCAATGGGGAGAAAAGCATTCCCGTAATATGGTCTCGACCGAGACGGGCTTAATTGGTTCCTTCGATCTTGAATCAAAAAAGAACATCAAATGGATCGCTCCTCTTGGCAGCGAGTCATGGTCGACGCCTATCGCGGCGAATGGAAAAGTGTTGATCGGCACGAATAATAATCAGCCGCGCGACCCGCGCCATAAGGGAGACCGGGGAGTTTTGTTTTGTCTGAATGAAAATGATGGAAGCCTCTCCTGGCAACTCGTTGTGCCAAAACTTGGTCCCGACCCCTATTTGGATTGGCCCAATGCGGGCATCCCATCAACAGCGACCGTCGATGGCGACCGCGTGTATATCATCACAAACAGAAACGAGGTTGTTTGCCTTGACCTACAGGGATTGCATAACGGCAACGACGGCCCGTATCTCGACGAAGGCCAACACATGGGGCTGGGTTTAGACGACGTCTATGAACCAACCAAGATGGACGCCGATATCTTATGGATTTTTGATATTCCCAACCAGGCGGGAACGTACCCGCATGATTCGGCGCATTGTTCTGTGTTGGTCGACGGCGATTTTTTGTATATCAACACCAGCAACGGTGTAGACAATACCCACAAAAAAATCCGCAAGCCCGATGCGCCCAGTTTGATCGTGCTCAACAAAAAAGATGGTTCTTGGGTTGCGCGCGATGACGAGAGAATCGGCCCAAGAATTTTTCATAGCACCTGGTCGTCTCCTGCGATGGGGGTTGTGGACGGACAAAAAACTGTGTTTTTCTGCGGCGGCGACGGCGTGGTATATGCCTTCAAAGCGTTAGCCGAAATGCCCGCTGATGGGACAGTCAAAGCATTGGAGCGTATCTGGAAATATGATTGCGATCCGACGGCGCCCAAAGAAAACGTCAGCGAATATATGCGCAATCGCGACGAAGGGCCTACGAATATAAAAGGCTTGCCCGTGTTTTATAACAACCGAATCTATGTCGCGGCGGGCGGCGATATCTGGTGGGGAAAAACAGAATCATGGCTGCATTGCATCGACGCAACAAAACAAGGTGATGTTACAGAGTCTGGCCCTCTTTGGAAATATAGATTGGGCAAGCATAGCTGTGCGACGCCGGCGATTGCAAATGGTCTGTTATTTATCTCTGACTGCGACGGGATGTTGTACTGTCTGGATGCTGAGACGGGCGAGAGCAAATGGACGCACGATTTAGGAGACGAAACCTGGGCTTCGCCATTTGTGGCTGACGGCAAAGTTTATATCGGAACAAAATTACGACGGTTCTACATCTTCGCCGCGAAGGATGCAAAAGAAATTCTATTTGAAACCCGCCTGGATAGTCCCGTCGGCGCCACTGTGACGGTCGCGAATGGCGTTGTGTATGTTGCATCGCTCAAGAACCTATATGCGCTAGAGAAAAAGTAA
- a CDS encoding FAD-linked oxidase C-terminal domain-containing protein — MTTTSIASELKAIFPADRITTDPVDMMTYSFDGTPNLSATPAAVVYPETTEEVAQLMKWASQNNVKIVPRGSGTGLSGGSVPIKGGVVMCTVRMDKILEIDDENLTVMAQPGVITADLAAAVLEKGLFYPPDPGSMKISTIGGNVVENSGGLRCLKYGVTEDYVMGLEVVLPDGEILWTGSKSKKDVAGYNLKKILVSSEGTLGVITKVLLRLIPPPKDSKTMLAYFTDMVSAGNAVKGIIAGKIIPCALEFLDNVTINCVEDFSHIGLPRDIGALLLIQTDGHPAQVAEETEAIEAICKEQGATEFKIAQTQEEAEQLASARRMALSALARRKPTTILEDATVPRNRVPEMLAFIEQVRDKYQLDIGTFGHAGDGNLHPTCLTDERNHEEMERVEQCFDEIFKKAIELGGTVTGEHGVGCIKSKYLPMMVGETGIKVMRRIKESFDPQGILNPGKIFIDKE, encoded by the coding sequence ATGACCACTACATCCATTGCCTCTGAACTCAAAGCGATTTTCCCTGCCGACCGCATCACCACTGATCCGGTCGATATGATGACATATTCGTTCGACGGAACCCCCAACCTCAGCGCAACGCCCGCAGCGGTGGTGTATCCCGAAACCACCGAAGAAGTCGCCCAACTGATGAAATGGGCGAGCCAAAATAATGTCAAAATCGTCCCGCGCGGCTCCGGCACCGGGCTTTCGGGTGGAAGCGTACCGATTAAAGGCGGGGTGGTGATGTGCACTGTCCGCATGGACAAGATTCTCGAAATCGACGATGAAAACCTGACCGTCATGGCGCAGCCGGGCGTTATCACCGCTGACCTGGCGGCGGCGGTTTTGGAGAAGGGCCTGTTTTATCCGCCCGATCCCGGCTCGATGAAAATCTCGACCATCGGCGGCAACGTGGTCGAAAACTCCGGCGGGCTGCGCTGCCTCAAATACGGCGTGACCGAAGATTACGTCATGGGCCTCGAAGTGGTGTTGCCTGACGGCGAAATTTTATGGACGGGCAGCAAGTCGAAGAAAGACGTGGCGGGCTATAACCTCAAGAAGATTCTCGTCAGTTCAGAGGGAACTCTGGGCGTGATTACCAAGGTGCTGCTGCGCTTGATCCCACCGCCCAAAGACAGCAAAACCATGCTGGCTTATTTCACCGACATGGTCTCGGCGGGCAACGCCGTCAAAGGAATCATCGCGGGCAAGATCATCCCCTGCGCGTTAGAGTTTCTCGACAACGTCACCATCAATTGCGTCGAAGACTTTTCGCACATCGGCCTGCCGCGCGACATCGGCGCGCTGCTGTTGATCCAGACCGACGGGCACCCCGCCCAGGTGGCGGAAGAAACCGAAGCCATCGAAGCGATTTGCAAAGAGCAGGGCGCGACCGAATTCAAGATCGCCCAGACGCAAGAAGAAGCCGAGCAGTTGGCCTCCGCCCGTCGCATGGCGCTGTCGGCGCTGGCGCGGCGCAAGCCCACCACCATTCTTGAAGACGCTACCGTGCCGCGCAACCGCGTACCGGAGATGTTGGCCTTCATCGAGCAGGTGCGCGATAAGTATCAGCTCGACATCGGCACCTTCGGCCACGCAGGCGACGGCAACCTGCACCCCACCTGCCTGACCGACGAACGCAACCATGAAGAGATGGAGCGGGTCGAGCAATGTTTCGACGAGATATTCAAGAAGGCGATTGAACTGGGCGGCACCGTGACTGGCGAGCACGGCGTGGGCTGCATCAAGAGCAAGTACCTGCCGATGATGGTAGGCGAGACCGGCATCAAGGTCATGCGCCGCATCAAAGAGTCCTTCGACCCCCAAGGCATCCTCAACCCCGGAAAGATTTTTATTGATAAGGAGTGA
- a CDS encoding protein-L-isoaspartate(D-aspartate) O-methyltransferase yields the protein MKMTSSECRGGWLIMAGFDRMPIWAYSLFNLLLIAGCAAAVVFGWSLFSQAEVDDQTLDRFRETMVRTQIEARDIKDRRVLDAMRTVKRHLFVPKGLIHRAYRDHPLPIGYDQTISQPYIVALMTTLLNPEPDDVILEIGAGSGYQAAILAEVVKEVYTIEIVAPLAERAKKLLNDQLEYSNIHVRAGDGYQGWPEHAPFDGIIVTAAPEHIPQPLIDQLKIGARLVIPVGDKEQQLMVLQKNADQVVKRTVLPVNFVPMTGQAEED from the coding sequence ATGAAAATGACATCCAGCGAGTGTCGGGGCGGTTGGCTTATTATGGCAGGGTTCGACCGTATGCCTATCTGGGCGTACTCATTATTCAACTTATTATTGATCGCGGGCTGCGCGGCGGCGGTGGTGTTTGGCTGGAGCCTCTTTAGCCAGGCGGAAGTTGACGACCAAACCCTAGACCGCTTTCGCGAAACCATGGTGCGCACCCAAATCGAAGCGCGTGACATCAAAGACCGCCGTGTGTTAGACGCCATGCGCACCGTCAAACGCCACCTGTTTGTCCCGAAAGGGCTGATTCACCGCGCCTATCGCGACCACCCCTTGCCCATCGGATACGATCAAACCATCTCTCAGCCGTACATCGTTGCCTTGATGACCACCCTCTTAAACCCCGAGCCGGACGATGTGATTTTAGAAATCGGCGCAGGCTCCGGCTATCAGGCGGCGATATTGGCTGAAGTTGTGAAAGAGGTCTACACCATCGAAATCGTCGCGCCGCTCGCCGAACGCGCCAAAAAATTGCTCAACGATCAGTTAGAGTACTCCAACATTCATGTTCGCGCGGGAGACGGCTATCAAGGCTGGCCCGAACACGCGCCCTTTGATGGGATCATCGTCACCGCCGCGCCAGAGCATATTCCCCAGCCGCTGATTGACCAGTTAAAAATCGGCGCCCGCTTGGTGATTCCCGTTGGAGATAAAGAGCAACAACTGATGGTTCTACAAAAAAACGCCGATCAAGTCGTTAAACGAACCGTCCTCCCCGTGAATTTTGTCCCCATGACAGGACAAGCCGAAGAAGACTAA
- a CDS encoding PAS domain-containing protein — MFEFLSFKDKNLYVIRVVALVFSILFLFTGSVFFYFIPQYSQSLLDAKYELIREMVNTQISLIERHDQLAQDGEMSLEEAKRHVIDIIRDVRYGAEGKDYFWISDFQPVMIMHPYRTDFEGDDLAELFDADGNPLLYTFVKIAETKNEGFLQYPWQRYEDDNRIIPKLSFIKAYTPWGWIVGTGIYIDDVNAKIAATEHNLIIFFCIVFLCVAVLSWVLVAQGFQQDKMRSRAVLALQESKQRLKDILEFLPDATFVIDTNQQVIAWNRAMVELTGVKKEEMLGKGDYEYALPFYGERRKVLCDLLLQPDPDNTIPYDAVIRDANSIAADAFTPNLGAEGKHLHATASLLFGIDGEVVGAIETLRDISDRISAQETITNQYKLFVTLLDAIPLPVFYKNSDEKYIGCNRAYEKMIGKRFEDIAGRTTQEVWPEALARDYAEQDRQLLEHSGIQQFQTKAVRADGASREVICYKAVFHDSEGNIAGIIGVIQDITDEILIKTSLQESEAKLRAIFNQSFQFMAVVSTSGVVVAINQTALDFAGAKENEIVGHHFADTPYWKNSPDRARCIEAIQKASNGEMVRFQKTHPDLDNNIHHIDFSIKPFYNDDGSIPYLIAEGRDVSEYVALEEQFRQTQKMEAIGTLAGGIAHDFNNMLFAIQGYNELAYIDSPEDGNVRQRLDQSQKAIVRAQELVKQILAFSRKVENERKPIDLSKDIYEIFQLIRAPLPTTIQVDINLPDHSVYVLADPTQLHQVLMNLCTNAAHALREQGSQLTITLEEEIITGTPGARLQELTPGRYAKIQVSDDGVGIPPDIAERIFEPFFTTKPEGEGTGLGLSVVHGIIKSHQGCIFVDSKLQEGATFSIYLPQIVQPLPESENKKIIVQRSSQKGSILYVDDDKEIVEINHQRLSRAGYSFKGVTDSAEALALIQSSLSEFDLIITDQTMPNLTGIQLAKEAIAIQSDFPVILCSGYTDSSVMEQLAVVGVRKFLTKPISNDELIDAIEDILS, encoded by the coding sequence ATGTTTGAGTTTCTGTCATTCAAAGATAAAAACCTATATGTGATACGGGTGGTCGCGCTCGTGTTTTCCATCCTATTTTTGTTCACCGGGTCGGTTTTTTTCTATTTTATTCCCCAGTACAGCCAAAGCCTTCTTGATGCAAAATATGAACTGATCCGCGAGATGGTGAATACTCAGATATCACTGATCGAACGGCATGACCAGTTGGCGCAAGACGGTGAAATGAGCCTGGAAGAAGCAAAACGACATGTGATTGATATCATCCGCGATGTTCGTTACGGGGCCGAAGGCAAGGACTATTTTTGGATCAGCGATTTTCAGCCCGTTATGATTATGCACCCCTATCGCACAGACTTCGAAGGCGATGATCTCGCCGAATTGTTTGATGCAGACGGAAACCCGTTACTTTATACGTTCGTCAAAATAGCCGAAACGAAGAATGAAGGTTTTCTCCAATACCCGTGGCAACGCTATGAAGACGACAACCGCATCATTCCAAAACTATCTTTTATCAAAGCCTATACCCCCTGGGGATGGATTGTCGGGACGGGCATTTATATTGATGACGTAAACGCCAAGATCGCCGCGACAGAGCATAACCTTATTATCTTTTTTTGTATCGTATTCTTATGCGTCGCGGTTTTGTCATGGGTGCTTGTTGCACAGGGTTTTCAACAAGACAAAATGCGGTCGCGGGCGGTATTGGCCCTGCAAGAATCAAAACAGCGCTTGAAAGACATCCTGGAATTTTTGCCTGACGCCACATTTGTCATCGACACCAACCAGCAGGTTATCGCCTGGAACCGCGCTATGGTTGAACTGACCGGCGTGAAAAAAGAAGAGATGTTGGGCAAGGGCGACTATGAATATGCGTTGCCTTTTTATGGAGAGCGCCGCAAAGTTTTGTGCGACCTGTTGCTTCAACCCGATCCAGACAATACGATCCCGTATGACGCCGTCATACGGGATGCGAACAGTATCGCCGCTGATGCGTTTACGCCCAATCTCGGCGCCGAAGGTAAACACCTTCATGCAACCGCTTCGCTTCTGTTTGGAATCGACGGTGAAGTTGTCGGCGCCATCGAAACACTGCGCGACATTAGCGATAGAATCAGCGCGCAAGAAACCATCACAAATCAATATAAATTATTTGTCACCCTGCTTGATGCAATTCCATTGCCTGTGTTCTATAAAAATTCGGATGAAAAATATATCGGCTGTAACCGCGCCTATGAAAAAATGATTGGTAAACGGTTTGAGGATATCGCAGGCCGAACGACACAAGAGGTTTGGCCCGAGGCTCTCGCGAGAGATTACGCCGAACAAGACCGGCAATTGTTGGAGCACTCCGGAATACAGCAGTTTCAAACAAAAGCCGTTAGAGCCGATGGAGCCAGCCGGGAAGTGATTTGTTATAAAGCGGTGTTTCATGACAGCGAAGGAAACATCGCGGGAATCATCGGCGTCATTCAAGACATTACCGATGAAATACTCATCAAAACTTCGCTGCAAGAAAGCGAAGCAAAACTACGCGCCATTTTCAACCAGTCGTTTCAGTTTATGGCGGTGGTTTCTACGTCCGGCGTCGTGGTTGCCATCAATCAAACTGCGCTTGATTTTGCCGGCGCAAAAGAAAACGAGATCGTCGGCCATCATTTCGCCGACACGCCGTATTGGAAAAATTCACCTGACAGGGCGCGATGCATCGAAGCGATTCAGAAAGCTTCCAACGGTGAAATGGTTCGCTTTCAAAAGACTCATCCAGACCTGGACAACAACATTCATCATATTGATTTTAGCATCAAGCCATTTTATAACGACGACGGCTCTATTCCCTATCTGATCGCCGAAGGCCGTGATGTATCAGAGTACGTTGCTCTCGAAGAGCAGTTCCGTCAAACCCAAAAAATGGAAGCCATTGGCACCCTGGCGGGCGGAATTGCGCATGATTTCAACAATATGCTTTTTGCCATTCAGGGGTATAACGAACTCGCCTATATTGATTCGCCTGAAGACGGCAATGTGCGCCAGCGTCTCGACCAGTCTCAGAAAGCCATTGTCCGCGCACAAGAGTTGGTTAAACAAATTTTGGCGTTTAGCCGCAAGGTTGAAAATGAGCGCAAACCAATTGATTTAAGCAAAGATATCTACGAGATTTTTCAACTGATACGCGCGCCATTACCCACCACCATCCAGGTTGATATCAATCTGCCCGACCACTCCGTCTATGTGTTGGCGGACCCGACCCAGCTGCACCAAGTGCTCATGAATTTGTGCACCAACGCCGCCCACGCGCTACGTGAACAGGGATCGCAGTTGACCATTACTCTCGAAGAGGAAATCATCACTGGAACCCCAGGCGCCCGTCTGCAAGAGTTAACGCCCGGCCGCTACGCCAAAATTCAGGTGTCCGACGACGGCGTTGGCATCCCCCCTGACATCGCTGAGCGAATTTTCGAGCCGTTCTTCACCACAAAGCCGGAGGGCGAAGGGACCGGGCTGGGGTTGTCGGTCGTTCATGGAATCATCAAAAGCCACCAGGGATGCATCTTCGTCGATAGCAAACTGCAAGAGGGCGCCACCTTTTCTATCTATCTCCCACAAATTGTTCAACCGCTTCCCGAGAGCGAAAATAAAAAAATCATCGTCCAGCGCTCCTCTCAAAAAGGCAGCATATTATATGTAGACGATGACAAAGAGATCGTCGAAATAAACCACCAGCGCTTGTCCCGCGCCGGATATTCGTTCAAAGGCGTCACCGACAGCGCAGAAGCGTTAGCGTTGATCCAGTCGTCATTGTCAGAGTTTGACTTGATAATTACGGACCAGACCATGCCCAATCTTACGGGAATCCAACTCGCCAAAGAAGCCATCGCTATTCAATCGGATTTCCCTGTGATTCTCTGTTCAGGGTATACCGATTCGTCCGTCATGGAGCAACTCGCGGTGGTAGGCGTACGCAAGTTTTTGACGAAGCCGATTTCAAACGATGAATTGATTGACGCCATCGAAGACATTCTGAGTTGA
- a CDS encoding sigma 54-interacting transcriptional regulator yields MIAEATKQNTRKRDDQNDLSRAKDISLLFSISEHLDENAALDSMAEPVLKALAEQYGLLQSFVAVYNRYSNEVVVESSYGLSTSQRERGRYRIGQGVTGRVVQTGQPIVSPGASDEPEFLNRAGAAKMPRKKEVAFLCVPIKWGSEAIGALGAYRLLEDDVSTANDMRLLSIIASMIAHPARMRQTAVEERMGMVQETIALHHEWNTRFRLDDMVGNSDVMLSVFDRIAQIAPKDSTLLLRGEHGVGKERAARVIHSNSARAERPFVILNCAQLPEGSLDRELFGQSANNGTPRKLGLIEQAECGTLFIEEISDFAPALQVKLLRFLESGEYARPGGDGVEKGNVRIIAASRRKLEALCGEDRFRQDLYYRLGLFTIALPPLRDRKTDIPLLADHFIDKFSRANRKSIYRISSPAIDLLMRYDWPGNVREMENCIERAALVSNNGVIHAHHMPATLQNAGVVSNGQGETLQAILDNVEREIILEALEASRGNQAKTAKALGVTERVMGLRLKKHGIVPKQFRTNK; encoded by the coding sequence ATGATTGCTGAAGCGACCAAACAAAATACTCGCAAACGGGATGATCAGAATGATCTGTCCCGGGCAAAAGATATATCGCTGCTGTTTTCGATCAGCGAACATCTCGACGAAAACGCCGCGCTCGACTCGATGGCGGAGCCTGTCTTGAAGGCTTTAGCCGAGCAATATGGCCTCTTGCAAAGTTTTGTCGCGGTGTATAACCGCTATTCAAACGAAGTGGTGGTTGAATCGTCTTATGGGCTTTCGACCAGTCAGCGCGAACGTGGGCGTTATCGCATCGGCCAAGGCGTGACCGGTCGGGTGGTGCAAACCGGGCAACCCATTGTTTCGCCCGGCGCGTCTGACGAGCCGGAGTTTCTCAACCGGGCCGGAGCAGCCAAGATGCCGCGCAAAAAAGAGGTGGCGTTTTTGTGCGTCCCTATCAAATGGGGCAGCGAAGCCATCGGGGCCTTGGGCGCCTATCGCTTACTCGAAGACGACGTCTCGACTGCCAATGACATGCGGCTGCTTTCAATCATCGCGTCGATGATCGCCCACCCGGCGCGGATGCGTCAAACCGCCGTCGAAGAACGCATGGGCATGGTGCAGGAAACCATCGCCCTGCACCATGAATGGAACACCCGCTTTCGCCTCGACGATATGGTCGGCAATTCGGACGTCATGCTGAGCGTGTTTGACCGTATCGCCCAAATTGCGCCCAAAGATTCGACCCTGCTGCTGCGCGGCGAACACGGCGTCGGTAAAGAACGCGCCGCCCGCGTCATTCACAGCAACAGCGCCCGCGCCGAGCGCCCGTTTGTGATCCTCAATTGCGCGCAATTGCCCGAAGGCAGCCTCGACCGCGAACTCTTCGGCCAAAGCGCCAACAACGGAACCCCGCGTAAACTGGGGCTGATCGAACAAGCCGAATGCGGGACGTTATTCATTGAAGAAATCAGCGATTTTGCGCCGGCGTTGCAGGTAAAATTGTTGCGGTTTTTAGAATCAGGCGAGTACGCCCGCCCCGGCGGGGACGGCGTCGAAAAAGGCAATGTGCGCATCATCGCTGCCAGCCGCCGCAAATTAGAAGCGCTCTGCGGCGAAGACCGCTTTCGACAAGACCTCTATTATCGCTTGGGCTTGTTCACCATTGCGTTGCCGCCGCTGCGCGACCGCAAGACCGACATCCCGCTGTTGGCTGACCATTTCATCGACAAATTCAGCCGCGCCAACCGCAAGAGCATCTATCGCATTTCGTCGCCCGCGATTGACTTATTGATGCGCTACGACTGGCCGGGCAACGTGCGCGAGATGGAAAACTGCATCGAACGCGCCGCCCTGGTTTCAAACAACGGCGTGATTCACGCGCACCACATGCCCGCCACGCTGCAAAACGCCGGGGTGGTTTCTAACGGGCAAGGCGAAACCTTGCAAGCAATTCTCGATAACGTCGAGCGCGAGATCATTCTCGAAGCGTTGGAGGCCTCGCGCGGCAACCAAGCCAAGACCGCCAAGGCGCTGGGCGTCACCGAACGGGTGATGGGGTTGCGCCTCAAAAAACACGGCATCGTCCCCAAACAGTTCCGCACCAACAAGTAA